A genomic region of Streptococcus suis contains the following coding sequences:
- the nrdE gene encoding class 1b ribonucleoside-diphosphate reductase subunit alpha → MSLKELGDVSYFRLNNEINRPVNGQIPLHKDQEAVKAFFKENVLPNTKQFDSILDKIAFLLEENYLEKEFLDQYSSEFIIKIDQFLKDQNFRFKSFMAAYKFYNQYALKTNDGAYYLESMEDRVLFNALYFAEGNEELALNLANEMIHLRYQPATPSFLNAGRARRGELVSCFLIQVTDDMNSIGRSINSALQLSRIGGGVGISLSNLREAGAPIKGYEGAASGVVPVMKLFEDSFSYSNQLGQRQGAGVVYLDVFHPDIISFLSTKKENADEKVRVKTLSLGITVPDKFYELARKNEDMYLFSPYSVELEYGVPYSYLDITEKYDELVANPRIRKTKIKARDLETEISKLQQESGYPYVINIDTANRSNPVDGKIIMSNLCSEILQVQTPSILNDSQEYLTMGTDVSCNLGSTNIVNLMKSPDFGRSVRTMTRALTYVTDHSHISAVPSIEAGNSQAHSIGLGAMGLHSYLAQNLIDYGSKTAVEFTNIYFMLLNYWTLVESNNIARERKATFHNFDKSKYADGTYFDKYVTGDYQPQSDRVKELFEGIFIPSGQDWADLREKVMADGLYHQNRLAVAPNGSISYINDVSASIHPITQRIEERQEKKIGKIYYPAAGLATETIPFYKSAYDMDMRKVIDVYAAATEHVDQGLSLTLFLRSELPKELYEWKKENKQTTRDLSILRNYAFNKGIKSIYYIRTFTDDGEEVGANQCESCVI, encoded by the coding sequence ATGAGTTTAAAAGAGCTAGGCGATGTGTCCTACTTCCGTTTAAATAACGAAATCAACCGTCCTGTTAATGGGCAAATCCCACTCCACAAGGACCAAGAAGCGGTTAAGGCCTTCTTTAAAGAAAACGTCCTCCCAAATACCAAGCAATTTGATTCCATTTTGGACAAGATTGCCTTCTTATTAGAAGAAAATTATCTTGAGAAAGAATTTTTGGACCAATACAGTTCAGAATTTATCATTAAAATTGATCAATTCTTGAAAGACCAAAATTTCCGCTTCAAGTCTTTCATGGCTGCCTACAAGTTCTACAATCAGTATGCCCTCAAAACAAATGATGGCGCCTATTACTTGGAAAGTATGGAAGATCGTGTTCTCTTCAACGCCTTGTATTTTGCAGAAGGAAATGAAGAGTTGGCACTCAACTTGGCTAACGAAATGATTCACCTTCGTTACCAGCCAGCAACACCTTCTTTCCTCAACGCAGGTCGTGCCCGCCGTGGTGAGTTGGTATCGTGTTTCCTCATTCAAGTCACTGACGATATGAACTCGATCGGGCGTTCTATCAACTCTGCTCTGCAATTGTCCCGTATCGGTGGTGGTGTCGGTATTTCCCTTAGCAACTTGCGTGAGGCAGGTGCTCCAATCAAGGGCTATGAAGGGGCGGCTTCTGGGGTTGTTCCTGTTATGAAACTCTTCGAAGACAGCTTCTCCTATTCTAACCAGCTTGGGCAACGCCAAGGGGCTGGGGTAGTGTATCTGGATGTTTTCCACCCAGATATTATTTCCTTCCTTTCGACTAAGAAAGAAAATGCCGACGAGAAAGTTCGTGTGAAGACCTTATCACTCGGTATCACCGTTCCTGATAAATTCTACGAATTGGCACGTAAAAATGAAGACATGTACCTCTTCAGCCCATACTCAGTTGAGTTGGAATACGGTGTCCCTTATAGCTACCTTGACATCACAGAAAAATACGATGAATTGGTGGCAAACCCTCGCATTCGTAAGACAAAAATCAAGGCACGCGACTTGGAAACAGAAATTTCTAAACTGCAACAAGAGTCTGGCTATCCTTACGTCATCAACATCGATACAGCTAACCGTAGCAACCCTGTTGACGGCAAGATTATCATGTCAAACCTCTGTTCGGAAATCCTTCAAGTTCAAACACCAAGCATTCTTAATGATTCGCAAGAATACTTGACCATGGGTACTGACGTTTCATGTAACCTCGGTTCAACTAATATCGTTAACCTGATGAAGTCACCTGATTTTGGACGTTCTGTTCGTACAATGACACGCGCTTTGACTTATGTCACAGATCATTCACACATTTCTGCTGTACCATCTATTGAAGCAGGAAACAGTCAGGCGCATTCAATCGGTCTTGGTGCCATGGGACTTCATTCTTACTTGGCTCAGAACTTGATTGATTACGGATCAAAAACAGCCGTAGAATTTACCAACATCTACTTCATGCTCCTCAACTACTGGACCTTGGTAGAATCAAATAACATTGCCCGCGAACGCAAGGCAACTTTCCATAATTTTGACAAATCAAAATACGCAGACGGCACTTATTTCGATAAATACGTGACTGGTGACTACCAACCACAATCTGACCGTGTCAAAGAACTCTTTGAAGGGATTTTCATTCCAAGCGGACAAGATTGGGCTGACCTCCGTGAGAAAGTCATGGCAGATGGTCTTTACCACCAAAACCGACTAGCTGTTGCTCCAAACGGTTCTATCAGCTACATCAACGATGTCTCTGCTTCTATTCATCCAATCACACAACGGATTGAGGAACGCCAAGAGAAGAAAATCGGTAAAATCTACTATCCAGCAGCTGGCTTGGCAACAGAAACTATTCCATTCTACAAGTCTGCCTACGATATGGATATGCGTAAGGTCATTGATGTCTACGCTGCTGCAACAGAACACGTCGACCAAGGTTTGTCACTCACTCTTTTCCTTCGCAGCGAGCTTCCAAAAGAACTCTATGAATGGAAAAAAGAGAACAAACAAACCACACGTGACCTCTCTATCCTTCGTAACTACGCCTTCAACAAAGGTATCAAGTCTATCTACTACATCCGTACCTTTACCGATGACGGCGAAGAAGTCGGCGCAAACCAATGTGAAAGTTGTGTGATTTAA
- a CDS encoding CPBP family intramembrane glutamic endopeptidase, with translation MLKFIKHAALLFLYFVAYQIASGFLMVGPTLQTIPDIPAQLIDSTIWICAIIGLVLSIALIILLWKYIYPRHSVDYRVTASWFQKIQWPILLYIAFFIFQFIVPVPESENQKLVIEFVSAYPLIAFSSVVVFAPILEELIFRGFLATYFFPKMADMKAVGIYLVVTGSLFSLVHMPATLPQFLIYFTMGLNLGWLYLIKRDIRYPIALHMLNNGISYLMIVFLV, from the coding sequence ATGTTGAAATTTATCAAACACGCTGCATTACTATTTCTATACTTTGTTGCCTATCAAATTGCTTCAGGTTTTCTAATGGTAGGACCAACCTTACAAACGATTCCTGATATTCCTGCCCAGTTGATTGATAGTACAATTTGGATTTGTGCGATAATTGGTCTTGTTCTCTCTATTGCGCTCATTATTCTGTTATGGAAGTATATCTATCCACGTCATTCTGTTGACTATCGTGTGACAGCTTCATGGTTCCAAAAGATTCAATGGCCGATATTACTCTATATTGCATTTTTTATCTTCCAATTTATTGTACCAGTCCCAGAAAGTGAAAACCAAAAGCTTGTAATCGAATTCGTATCAGCTTATCCCTTGATTGCATTTAGCTCAGTAGTGGTTTTTGCTCCCATTTTAGAAGAATTGATCTTCCGTGGATTTTTAGCGACCTATTTCTTCCCTAAAATGGCAGATATGAAGGCTGTTGGAATCTATCTTGTTGTAACGGGGTCTTTATTTAGTCTAGTCCATATGCCGGCAACCCTTCCTCAATTTTTGATTTATTTCACGATGGGACTCAATCTAGGATGGCTCTATCTGATCAAACGTGATATTCGTTATCCGATTGCGCTACATATGCTCAACAACGGTATTTCTTATTTGATGATTGTATTTTTAGTATAA
- a CDS encoding DUF3169 family protein produces MKQGKQITTKQRWMRNLTYLFLGAIFGAFCGFFGVMIDKFGLPSFVNLDNFLFCLRIVTFVIFAGTVYLGLKANQSYKLYHSISDEDEERADELNMKMYRNLEYAIIMFNIAASLTLLNLGLGFGFGVAFLEESAIMYGSIFDAVFYVILLIGQIFIMKLTQKIRDYQLSAFATVKEVKDFMEAMDEGEKQANYEMSFQIVFTLNQIVLPGLYLFLFVLSMLLQERQITAFLVVAFLHIYINVMQVRMIRRYFK; encoded by the coding sequence ATGAAACAGGGGAAACAAATTACAACAAAACAAAGATGGATGAGGAACCTTACCTATTTGTTTTTAGGGGCAATTTTTGGAGCATTTTGTGGCTTTTTTGGAGTAATGATTGATAAGTTTGGATTGCCGTCTTTTGTCAATCTAGATAACTTTCTATTTTGTTTGCGTATCGTTACTTTTGTCATTTTCGCCGGAACTGTATATCTTGGGCTTAAGGCAAATCAATCGTATAAACTTTATCATTCGATTTCAGATGAGGATGAGGAACGGGCAGATGAACTAAATATGAAAATGTATCGTAACCTAGAATATGCGATTATAATGTTTAATATTGCTGCGTCATTGACTCTTTTAAATTTAGGATTAGGTTTTGGTTTTGGTGTTGCCTTCTTAGAAGAGAGTGCGATCATGTACGGATCAATATTTGATGCAGTTTTCTATGTTATTCTTCTCATTGGTCAGATTTTTATCATGAAATTAACTCAGAAAATTCGTGACTATCAGTTGTCTGCTTTTGCTACGGTAAAAGAAGTGAAGGATTTTATGGAGGCAATGGACGAGGGGGAGAAACAAGCAAACTACGAAATGAGTTTCCAAATCGTCTTCACTTTGAATCAAATCGTGTTACCAGGTTTGTATCTATTCCTATTTGTACTTAGCATGCTATTGCAGGAGCGACAAATTACAGCATTTCTAGTTGTTGCCTTTCTTCACATTTACATCAATGTCATGCAGGTCCGCATGATCCGTCGTTACTTCAAATAA
- the acnA gene encoding aconitate hydratase AcnA has translation MEKLHRKSLFHKGREYSYYALDSISTEEKVDIHSLPYTIRILLESLLRKEDGVDVTKNHIMELLHYQAASPKGEIPFKPSRVILQDFTGVPVVVDLASMRDAVVKAGGNPELINPEIPVDLVIDHSVQVDFFGTEDALEKNIDLEFERNNERYEFLKWAENSFENYRAVPPATGIIHQVNIEFLSDVIINKDGLLYPDSMFGTDSHTTMINGIGVLGWGVGGIEAEAAMLGEASYFPIPEVIGVRLAGQLPKVATATDLALKVTQLLRQENVVGKFVEFFGPGLSSLTLADRATVSNMAPEYGATCGYFPIDGETLHYMRLTNRSEEHVELTEAYAKANYLFYDAEHFPSYSKVLELDLSTVVPSISGPKRPQDLIELTDAKAEFQASLIREVGVRGFGLEEAELDKTATVKYVEGEEQIQTGHVAIAAITSCTNTSNPYVLLAAGLLAKNAVEKGLAVSKTVKTSLAPGSKVVTGYLKKSGLQTYLDALGFNLVGYGCTTCIGNSGDLRPEVAEAIKEEDLLVSAVLSGNRNFEGRINPLVKANFLASPPLVVAYAIAGNMNVDLTRDPLGYDEKQQAVYLADIMPSREEVDDYIERYVTRDLYKEEYQQVFTDSQAWNAIETKTDKNYNWNSSSTYIQNPPYFDNMQADLSIKPLENLSVLAKFGDSVTTDHISPAGNIARLSPAARYLEENGIVYKDFNSYGSRRGNHEVMMRGTFANIRIKNELADGKIGGWTRVGDEILSIYDAAMRYKEAGIGSIVIAGKDYGMGSSRDWAAKGSSLLGVKAVLAESFERIHRSNLVMMGVLPLQFLEGQSAESLGLTGHESYTIDLPEDVSVGQIVTVHVQTDDVTKEFQALVRFDAEADIRYYRHGGILPMVVRKKLGGKV, from the coding sequence ATGGAAAAATTACATAGAAAAAGCTTGTTTCATAAAGGGAGAGAATATTCATATTATGCATTGGATTCGATTTCAACGGAAGAAAAAGTGGATATTCATTCACTTCCCTATACTATTCGTATTTTATTAGAAAGTCTTTTAAGAAAAGAAGATGGCGTAGACGTTACAAAAAATCACATAATGGAGTTGCTTCATTATCAGGCGGCATCTCCTAAAGGAGAAATCCCCTTTAAACCTAGTCGTGTTATTTTGCAAGATTTTACAGGTGTTCCTGTTGTGGTAGATTTAGCCTCCATGCGTGATGCGGTGGTGAAAGCAGGTGGAAACCCTGAATTGATTAACCCAGAAATTCCAGTGGATTTAGTCATCGACCACTCTGTTCAAGTTGATTTTTTTGGGACTGAAGATGCTCTGGAGAAAAATATTGACTTAGAGTTCGAAAGAAATAATGAACGCTATGAATTTCTGAAATGGGCAGAGAATTCCTTTGAAAATTATCGTGCAGTGCCTCCAGCGACAGGAATTATCCATCAGGTAAACATTGAATTTCTAAGCGATGTTATTATCAACAAGGATGGCTTGCTTTATCCAGATTCTATGTTTGGTACAGACAGTCATACGACCATGATTAATGGTATTGGTGTACTTGGTTGGGGTGTGGGTGGTATTGAGGCGGAAGCTGCAATGTTGGGTGAAGCATCTTATTTTCCTATCCCTGAGGTGATTGGTGTTCGCCTAGCTGGGCAATTGCCTAAGGTTGCCACTGCAACGGATTTGGCGCTTAAAGTCACTCAACTTCTACGTCAGGAAAATGTAGTTGGGAAGTTTGTCGAATTCTTTGGACCAGGTTTATCTTCTCTTACATTAGCGGATCGAGCAACTGTTTCTAATATGGCTCCAGAATACGGTGCGACTTGTGGCTATTTCCCGATTGATGGAGAAACTTTACATTATATGAGATTGACCAACCGTTCGGAGGAGCACGTGGAGTTGACAGAAGCCTATGCTAAGGCTAATTATTTATTCTATGATGCTGAACATTTTCCGTCTTATAGCAAGGTTTTAGAATTGGATTTATCGACAGTAGTTCCATCTATTTCTGGTCCTAAAAGACCACAAGATTTGATCGAATTAACAGATGCAAAAGCAGAGTTTCAGGCTAGTTTAATACGTGAAGTAGGTGTGCGTGGATTTGGTTTGGAGGAAGCAGAGTTAGATAAAACAGCCACGGTTAAGTATGTTGAAGGAGAGGAGCAAATTCAAACAGGTCATGTTGCTATTGCGGCGATTACCTCATGTACAAATACATCCAATCCGTATGTCCTTTTGGCGGCAGGATTACTGGCAAAAAATGCGGTAGAAAAAGGTCTGGCAGTTTCTAAGACAGTCAAGACGTCATTGGCACCAGGCTCAAAAGTAGTGACTGGCTATTTGAAAAAATCAGGTTTACAGACCTATCTAGATGCCTTAGGGTTCAATTTGGTTGGTTATGGTTGTACAACTTGTATCGGTAACTCAGGTGATCTGCGTCCCGAAGTAGCGGAGGCGATTAAGGAAGAAGATTTATTGGTTTCTGCGGTATTATCTGGAAATCGTAACTTTGAAGGACGGATTAATCCATTGGTAAAAGCTAATTTCTTAGCGAGCCCTCCGCTAGTAGTTGCCTATGCTATTGCGGGAAATATGAATGTAGATTTAACAAGGGATCCGCTGGGGTATGACGAGAAGCAACAAGCTGTCTACCTTGCGGACATTATGCCAAGTCGTGAGGAAGTAGATGACTACATTGAGCGTTATGTGACTCGTGACCTTTATAAGGAAGAATACCAACAGGTATTTACAGATAGTCAGGCTTGGAATGCGATTGAAACAAAGACAGATAAGAATTACAATTGGAATTCCTCTTCTACCTATATTCAAAATCCGCCCTATTTTGACAATATGCAGGCAGATTTATCCATAAAACCACTGGAAAATTTATCTGTTTTGGCTAAATTTGGCGATTCTGTAACGACAGATCATATTTCCCCGGCAGGGAATATTGCACGATTGAGTCCAGCCGCTCGTTATCTCGAAGAAAATGGCATTGTTTATAAGGATTTTAATTCTTATGGAAGTCGTCGTGGAAATCACGAAGTCATGATGCGTGGGACTTTTGCAAATATTCGTATAAAGAATGAGCTGGCAGATGGAAAAATTGGTGGTTGGACAAGAGTTGGTGATGAGATTCTTTCAATCTATGATGCGGCTATGAGATATAAGGAAGCTGGTATCGGTAGTATTGTTATTGCTGGTAAAGACTATGGGATGGGGTCAAGCCGTGATTGGGCAGCCAAAGGTTCAAGTTTACTTGGTGTGAAGGCTGTTCTTGCTGAGTCATTTGAGCGGATTCACCGTTCAAACTTAGTGATGATGGGTGTTCTTCCTTTACAATTTTTAGAAGGTCAGTCGGCAGAAAGTCTTGGCTTGACTGGACACGAAAGCTATACAATCGACTTGCCAGAAGATGTCAGTGTTGGTCAAATTGTAACAGTCCATGTGCAAACAGACGATGTTACAAAGGAGTTTCAAGCTCTGGTGCGGTTTGATGCAGAGGCGGATATTCGTTATTATCGTCACGGAGGTATTTTACCTATGGTAGTAAGAAAGAAACTAGGAGGAAAGGTATGA
- the nrdF gene encoding class 1b ribonucleoside-diphosphate reductase subunit beta — METYYKAINWNAIEDVIDKSTWEKLTEQFWLDTRIPLSNDLDDWRKLTAEEKDLVGKVFGGLTLLDTLQSETGVQALRNDIRTPHEEAVYNNIQFMESVHAKSYSSIFSTLNTKSEIEDIFEWTNSNEYLQRKAKIINEIYETGTPLEKKVASVFLETFLFYSGFFTPLYYLGNNKLANVAEIIKLIIRDESVHGTYIGYKFQLGFNELPEEEQDKLRDWMYDLLYQLYENEEGYTRSLYDAVGWTEEVLTFLRYNANKALMNLGQDPLFPDSADDVNPIIMNGISTGTSNHDFFSQVGNGYLLGEVEAMQDDDYLYGL, encoded by the coding sequence ATGGAAACCTACTACAAAGCCATAAACTGGAACGCCATTGAGGATGTTATTGACAAGTCAACTTGGGAAAAGTTGACCGAGCAATTCTGGCTCGATACACGTATCCCATTATCAAACGACTTGGATGACTGGCGTAAACTTACTGCTGAAGAAAAAGACCTGGTTGGCAAGGTCTTTGGTGGATTAACCCTCTTGGATACCCTTCAATCTGAAACAGGTGTCCAAGCTCTTCGCAACGATATTCGTACACCGCACGAAGAAGCTGTTTACAACAATATCCAATTCATGGAATCTGTTCACGCCAAGTCTTACTCTTCTATCTTCTCAACCTTGAACACCAAGTCTGAGATTGAAGACATCTTTGAATGGACCAACAGCAACGAATACTTGCAACGCAAGGCAAAGATTATCAACGAAATCTACGAAACAGGTACACCACTTGAAAAGAAAGTAGCCAGCGTTTTCCTAGAAACCTTCCTCTTCTACTCTGGTTTCTTCACGCCACTCTACTACCTTGGTAACAACAAATTGGCCAACGTTGCGGAAATCATCAAGCTGATCATCCGTGACGAGTCAGTTCACGGTACCTACATCGGTTACAAGTTCCAACTTGGTTTCAATGAATTGCCAGAAGAGGAGCAAGATAAACTCCGCGATTGGATGTACGACCTGCTCTACCAACTTTATGAAAACGAAGAAGGCTACACACGCTCCCTCTATGATGCAGTTGGCTGGACTGAGGAAGTCTTGACTTTCCTTCGTTACAATGCCAACAAAGCCCTCATGAACTTGGGACAGGATCCACTCTTCCCAGATTCAGCAGATGATGTCAACCCAATCATTATGAACGGTATCTCAACCGGTACATCTAACCACGACTTCTTCTCCCAAGTTGGTAACGGCTATCTGCTCGGTGAAGTAGAAGCCATGCAGGATGATGATTATCTTTACGGTTTATAA
- a CDS encoding type II CAAX endopeptidase family protein, translating into MNRLGSVKDWNVVKNWKFLLVGLAVVALNVLTQMAMFTLPNFDGNNLLIAAAFLLVAVVLGLILTGKLGLWKGEQKWGIGANFGFVALAFIVMFGLKIIGGQLIMLEEGYGQTTANQEIINNSGLPTLVLFLFAVFFAPVLEELLFRGILMGKVFGKDSIVGLLLSSFLFGLIHNPTNSGSWVVYGGMGLVLGLAYRISGKYTNALILHSLNNLLGFLLMLLMQSLGLI; encoded by the coding sequence ATGAATAGACTTGGAAGTGTCAAAGATTGGAATGTGGTTAAAAATTGGAAGTTTCTCTTAGTGGGACTAGCTGTCGTTGCCCTTAATGTATTGACCCAGATGGCTATGTTTACTCTACCAAATTTTGATGGGAATAACCTTCTGATTGCTGCTGCCTTCTTGTTGGTTGCTGTAGTGCTTGGTCTTATCTTGACTGGTAAATTAGGTCTGTGGAAAGGTGAGCAGAAGTGGGGGATAGGTGCGAATTTTGGTTTTGTAGCCCTTGCCTTTATCGTTATGTTTGGTCTGAAAATAATTGGCGGGCAATTGATTATGCTGGAAGAGGGATACGGTCAAACGACTGCCAATCAGGAAATTATCAACAATTCAGGCTTGCCAACCTTAGTTTTATTTCTCTTTGCAGTTTTCTTTGCTCCAGTTTTGGAGGAACTGCTTTTCAGAGGGATTCTTATGGGGAAAGTCTTTGGTAAGGATTCGATTGTGGGATTATTGCTATCGAGTTTTCTGTTTGGACTTATTCACAATCCGACCAATAGCGGATCTTGGGTTGTCTACGGAGGTATGGGCCTGGTCCTGGGACTCGCCTATCGTATTTCTGGCAAATATACCAATGCACTTATTCTACACAGTCTGAATAATCTTCTCGGATTTTTGTTGATGCTACTGATGCAAAGTCTGGGCTTGATATAG
- a CDS encoding helix-turn-helix transcriptional regulator, with translation MEYVLKNRLKELRARDGLNQTELAKLAEVSRQTISLIERGEYTPSVVIAMRIAQIFNENVENVFQLVEVGE, from the coding sequence ATGGAATATGTCTTAAAAAATCGGCTCAAGGAATTGCGAGCCAGAGATGGTCTCAATCAGACAGAGCTAGCAAAGTTAGCAGAAGTATCACGGCAGACCATTAGCTTGATTGAGCGGGGGGAATATACGCCCTCGGTGGTCATTGCCATGCGTATAGCACAAATTTTTAATGAAAATGTGGAGAATGTCTTTCAATTAGTGGAGGTTGGAGAATGA
- a CDS encoding citrate synthase: protein MTETNGLKDAIACDTRISAIENDRLSYAGYDIAELMENNASFEEVIYLLWNLHLPTQIELNYFEKSLRKEYAISDAVEQCILIQSRRHLHPMSVLRSTVSLLGVYNVHAEENSLEALYEQSIQIMAKVPTIIATFARLRRGLVPIEPRADLGFAANFLYMLNGEEPSDLQIKAFNKALVLHADHELNASTFAARVTASTLTDLYSCVTTAIGTLKGSLHGGANERVFDMLLAIREGGDAERYLQKKLDSKEKIMGFGHRVYKTVDPRQEYLKEMARDLTFGTDDEAFYRLSEEVESFIKNKKGLIPNVDFYSATVYHVLGIDSDIFTLIFAMSRMAGWIAHVQEQRKNNKLIRPRSSYLGGRNLVYIPIGKR from the coding sequence ATGACAGAAACGAATGGGTTAAAAGATGCGATTGCCTGTGATACGCGAATCAGTGCAATTGAAAATGACCGCTTGTCCTATGCAGGATATGACATTGCTGAATTGATGGAGAATAACGCTTCTTTTGAGGAAGTCATCTATCTTCTGTGGAACCTGCATTTGCCAACTCAGATTGAATTAAATTATTTTGAGAAAAGCCTGCGAAAAGAATATGCGATTTCAGATGCGGTAGAGCAATGTATTCTGATTCAATCGCGGCGACATTTGCATCCTATGAGCGTATTGCGTTCGACAGTATCTCTCCTTGGAGTATATAATGTACACGCTGAGGAGAATTCGTTAGAAGCTTTGTATGAACAATCTATTCAGATTATGGCCAAGGTTCCGACAATTATTGCAACATTTGCTCGTTTGAGACGCGGATTGGTTCCAATCGAACCGCGGGCTGATCTTGGTTTTGCGGCGAATTTTCTTTATATGCTGAACGGTGAGGAGCCGAGTGATTTGCAAATCAAAGCGTTTAACAAAGCTTTGGTGCTTCATGCTGATCATGAATTGAATGCGTCTACTTTTGCTGCGCGTGTCACGGCATCAACGTTAACGGATTTATATTCTTGTGTCACCACGGCAATTGGGACTCTGAAAGGCTCATTGCATGGTGGTGCAAATGAACGAGTGTTTGACATGTTGCTGGCTATTCGTGAGGGTGGTGATGCCGAGAGATATTTGCAGAAGAAGCTGGATTCGAAGGAAAAAATTATGGGATTCGGCCATCGAGTCTATAAAACGGTTGATCCTCGTCAAGAGTACTTGAAGGAGATGGCGCGTGATTTGACATTCGGAACAGACGATGAAGCGTTTTATAGATTGTCAGAGGAAGTAGAGAGTTTTATTAAAAACAAAAAAGGTTTAATTCCAAACGTAGATTTTTATTCGGCGACAGTTTACCATGTGCTAGGTATTGATAGTGATATTTTTACATTGATTTTTGCAATGAGCCGTATGGCGGGGTGGATTGCACATGTCCAGGAACAACGGAAAAATAATAAATTGATTCGTCCGCGCTCTTCCTACTTAGGTGGTAGGAATTTGGTTTACATCCCGATTGGAAAGAGGTAA
- a CDS encoding DUF3278 domain-containing protein, with protein MKKENVHIKAIRYFYDIVGELDEVSYATLTNFGNNMYMLFMTVTLLSFLVSFALGEDVMGISLFLTLVYSQFKQDAIIKQLGLDKLFVAKADVKLARKKMMKRTLFQTLQIAVYGLLVSIGLWQLQIPQESGTSAAEYFQFVTPMTVVLMTLVGFLSFYIVNRKKIKLI; from the coding sequence ATGAAAAAGGAAAATGTACACATCAAAGCAATTCGTTATTTCTATGATATTGTTGGTGAGTTAGATGAGGTGTCTTATGCGACCTTGACGAATTTCGGCAACAATATGTATATGCTCTTTATGACAGTGACACTGCTGAGCTTTCTAGTTAGCTTTGCGCTGGGAGAAGATGTCATGGGAATCAGCCTCTTCTTGACGTTGGTTTATTCTCAATTCAAACAGGACGCCATTATCAAACAGTTGGGACTGGATAAATTGTTTGTTGCAAAGGCTGATGTGAAATTGGCTCGGAAGAAAATGATGAAACGAACTCTGTTTCAAACCCTACAGATTGCTGTCTACGGTCTGTTAGTTAGTATTGGTCTCTGGCAGTTACAAATTCCACAGGAAAGCGGGACATCTGCAGCCGAGTATTTCCAGTTTGTCACTCCCATGACAGTTGTCTTGATGACTCTTGTTGGATTCCTTAGTTTCTATATTGTCAACCGTAAGAAAATCAAGCTTATTTAG
- the nrdH gene encoding glutaredoxin-like protein NrdH translates to MVTIYSKNDCVQCKMTKKFLDQHSVDYKEINLDEQPEFIDHVKGLGFSAAPVIETENDVFSGFQPGKLKALV, encoded by the coding sequence ATGGTAACGATCTATTCAAAAAATGATTGTGTACAGTGTAAAATGACCAAGAAATTCTTGGACCAACATAGTGTAGATTATAAAGAAATCAATCTAGATGAACAGCCTGAATTTATCGATCACGTAAAAGGTCTCGGTTTCTCAGCTGCACCTGTTATCGAAACTGAAAATGATGTTTTCTCAGGTTTTCAACCAGGAAAACTAAAAGCCTTGGTTTAA